Proteins encoded by one window of Pseudomonas coleopterorum:
- a CDS encoding IS66-like element ISPsy43 family transposase — translation MTSHPNLDQLNPEELRALAAQLIQRVETMDKQITHHKSVNEKLAHEIALLKRFKFAKRSEQLSPDQASLLDDLIDTDIAAIEAEFEALQPAPVEAKVRQQPKRAPLPPQFPRTLIHHEPDNSHCQCGCALKRIGEDASEKLDYTPGVFTVERHIRGKWACEQCETLIQAPVPAHVIDKGVPTAGLLAHIMVAKFADHLPLYRQEKIFGRAGLPIARSTLAQWVGNCGVQLQPLVDALREAVLTHDVVHADETPVQMLTPGAKKTHRAYVWAYATSQFSNLAAVVYDFSPSRAGEHARAFLGSWNGKLVCDDFAGYKAGFELGVTEIGCMAHARRKFFDLHVTNKSQVAEKALNYIAALYEAEREVRELEPGDRQRIRQDKAAPIADALHTWMIAQRQLVPEGSAIAKALDYSLKRWIALTRYLDDGAVPIDNNWCENQIRPWALGRSNWLFAGSLRSGKRAAAIMSLIQSARLNGHDPYAYLKDVLTRLPTQRASEIAELLPHRWRPV, via the coding sequence ATGACTTCGCATCCGAATCTCGATCAATTAAACCCTGAAGAACTGCGTGCCTTGGCGGCGCAGTTGATCCAGCGCGTCGAGACGATGGACAAGCAAATCACTCATCACAAATCGGTCAACGAGAAGCTGGCCCACGAGATCGCGCTGCTCAAACGCTTCAAGTTTGCCAAGCGCAGCGAGCAGTTGAGCCCGGATCAAGCCAGCCTGCTCGACGACTTGATCGATACGGATATCGCCGCTATCGAAGCCGAGTTTGAGGCGCTGCAACCGGCACCTGTCGAAGCCAAAGTGCGCCAGCAACCCAAGCGCGCACCGCTGCCACCGCAGTTTCCTCGCACACTGATCCATCACGAACCGGACAACAGCCACTGCCAGTGCGGCTGCGCACTCAAGCGCATCGGCGAAGACGCCAGCGAAAAGCTCGACTACACGCCCGGCGTGTTCACAGTCGAACGCCACATCCGTGGAAAGTGGGCCTGCGAACAGTGCGAAACACTGATCCAGGCGCCGGTACCGGCGCACGTCATCGACAAAGGCGTCCCGACCGCAGGCCTGCTGGCCCACATCATGGTGGCCAAGTTTGCCGACCATCTGCCGCTGTATCGCCAAGAGAAAATCTTCGGCCGCGCCGGGCTGCCCATCGCCCGTTCGACCTTGGCGCAGTGGGTGGGCAACTGCGGCGTGCAATTACAGCCGCTGGTTGATGCGCTGCGCGAAGCCGTGCTGACGCACGACGTCGTTCACGCCGACGAGACGCCGGTACAAATGCTGACGCCTGGTGCGAAAAAAACTCATCGCGCTTACGTCTGGGCCTATGCCACCAGTCAGTTCTCCAACCTGGCGGCGGTCGTTTACGACTTTAGCCCGAGCCGCGCTGGCGAACATGCCCGAGCCTTCTTGGGCAGTTGGAACGGCAAGCTGGTCTGCGATGACTTTGCCGGCTACAAGGCAGGCTTTGAACTGGGAGTTACGGAGATCGGCTGCATGGCCCATGCCCGCCGGAAGTTCTTCGACTTGCACGTGACCAACAAGAGCCAGGTCGCCGAAAAAGCGCTGAACTACATCGCGGCCTTGTACGAAGCTGAACGAGAAGTCCGAGAGCTGGAGCCGGGTGATCGGCAGCGAATACGGCAGGACAAAGCAGCGCCAATCGCCGACGCACTTCATACCTGGATGATCGCCCAAAGACAGCTTGTGCCTGAGGGTTCGGCCATCGCCAAGGCGCTGGATTACAGTCTCAAACGCTGGATAGCGCTGACGCGCTATCTCGATGACGGTGCCGTGCCCATCGATAATAACTGGTGCGAGAATCAAATCCGGCCGTGGGCTCTTGGGCGTTCGAACTGGCTGTTCGCGGGATCGTTACGCAGCGGTAAACGTGCAGCGGCGATCATGAGTTTGATCCAATCGGCGCGACTCAACGGCCATGATCCGTATGCTTATTTGAAGGACGTCCTCACGCGCCTGCCGACGCAGCGGGCAAGTGAGATTGCGGAGCTACTACCGCATAGGTGGCGACCGGTTTAG
- the tnpB gene encoding IS66 family insertion sequence element accessory protein TnpB (TnpB, as the term is used for proteins encoded by IS66 family insertion elements, is considered an accessory protein, since TnpC, encoded by a neighboring gene, is a DDE family transposase.): MIRIDSIWLATEPMDMRAGTETALARVVAVFGAAKPHCAYLFANRRANRMKVLVHDGLGIWLAARRLNQGRFFWPGVRHGSEVELDAEQLQALVLGLPWQRVGSGAAITVL; encoded by the coding sequence ATGATCCGCATCGACTCCATCTGGCTTGCCACCGAGCCCATGGACATGCGCGCAGGCACTGAAACTGCGCTGGCGCGGGTCGTGGCGGTGTTCGGTGCGGCGAAGCCGCACTGTGCTTATCTGTTTGCCAACCGTCGTGCCAATCGCATGAAAGTGCTGGTGCATGATGGCTTGGGGATTTGGCTTGCTGCCCGGCGCTTGAATCAAGGACGTTTTTTTTGGCCGGGCGTGCGGCACGGCTCTGAAGTCGAGTTGGATGCAGAGCAACTTCAAGCCTTGGTGCTCGGCTTGCCTTGGCAACGCGTCGGTTCCGGAGCAGCCATCACGGTGCTCTAA
- the tnpA gene encoding IS66-like element accessory protein TnpA, giving the protein MPQERRSYSKSFKAQIIAECAQPDTSIANVALTHNLNANLVHKWIRVHAQKNLTLQTAFIPVKTSPPVPMHQALPATIRIEVPHSKGVVVVSWPAENAAACSAFLRDLLR; this is encoded by the coding sequence ATGCCACAAGAACGCCGTTCCTATTCCAAGTCCTTCAAGGCCCAGATCATTGCTGAGTGCGCCCAACCTGACACTTCAATTGCCAATGTCGCCTTGACCCACAACCTCAATGCAAACCTCGTCCATAAATGGATTCGGGTGCATGCACAGAAAAACCTGACACTTCAAACCGCCTTCATCCCGGTCAAGACATCGCCGCCGGTGCCGATGCATCAGGCCCTTCCTGCCACGATCCGAATCGAAGTGCCGCATTCAAAAGGCGTAGTCGTGGTGAGTTGGCCGGCAGAAAATGCAGCGGCGTGTTCTGCTTTCCTGCGAGACCTGCTGCGATGA
- a CDS encoding TetR/AcrR family transcriptional regulator — protein MKQDRFKHAALPRPKPGRPRADQAGDVERRIHEAATALFLEQGFGRATLDQIAERAHVGKTTLYSRYATKEALFEAVVRKCVETFLQEMDIVSVQGTLEQKLVRVGTELAQATLTPYVVSIMRITLAETNRFPEIAKEAFRLGFGACVQSIAAGLSGGEEPMDAERATGVGERFVELALHPLYFHAFFGDDLEHLNDRISDDVAQVARMLSKDLE, from the coding sequence TTGAAACAGGATCGCTTCAAACACGCCGCGCTGCCTCGGCCTAAACCAGGTCGTCCCCGCGCAGATCAGGCAGGTGATGTCGAACGCCGGATACATGAAGCAGCCACTGCCCTCTTTCTGGAACAAGGATTTGGCCGCGCCACTCTTGACCAGATTGCAGAGCGAGCCCATGTCGGCAAGACGACCCTGTACAGTCGCTACGCGACCAAGGAAGCGCTTTTTGAAGCTGTGGTACGAAAGTGCGTGGAAACGTTTCTTCAAGAAATGGACATTGTGTCTGTCCAAGGCACTCTTGAACAAAAACTCGTGAGGGTGGGAACCGAGTTGGCCCAAGCCACACTCACCCCTTACGTAGTTTCGATCATGCGAATTACCCTAGCTGAAACGAATCGCTTCCCTGAAATCGCCAAAGAAGCCTTTCGGCTGGGTTTCGGCGCGTGCGTACAAAGTATTGCTGCCGGATTGAGCGGCGGTGAAGAGCCTATGGACGCCGAACGTGCTACTGGTGTGGGTGAGCGATTCGTGGAGCTGGCCCTTCATCCACTCTATTTTCATGCGTTTTTCGGTGATGATCTGGAACACCTAAACGATCGAATTTCAGATGACGTGGCCCAGGTCGCCCGAATGTTATCGAAAGATCTTGAATAG
- a CDS encoding alcohol dehydrogenase catalytic domain-containing protein — protein MTPNDMRAARLYETGKPMKIERLPLPVIRSTEVLVKIEACGVVQNLQNVIAQWDEIAPELPLPKLPAIFGLDATGVIESVGAQVYGFKPGDRVYVNPGRHCGSCRACLAGEPISCDSFVLNGYFGLGKNGAQMFEDYPYGGLCEYMPAPQYSLVRLPDAVGFETATRLGYLGTAYRGLTRANAGPDKILLINGITGTLGLGAVALALALGVKKILGTARNKDLFQKVKDMGPAGRIEILESGSESVKEWSQRVTNGEGIDIVLDALAPGAPAEPLVEGFKSLNRGGRLVNIGAVQGDVPLDLFWALSNDVTIIGSSWFTTQQSQTMVDLAGVGLLDLGFYEHKIFPLEQVNEAVEDTESRCGGFTNYVIKMQ, from the coding sequence ATGACACCTAACGATATGCGCGCTGCCCGGCTTTACGAGACTGGCAAACCGATGAAAATCGAACGCCTGCCCTTACCAGTTATTCGTTCCACTGAGGTACTGGTAAAAATAGAGGCTTGCGGAGTGGTGCAAAATTTGCAAAACGTGATCGCACAATGGGACGAAATAGCCCCCGAACTGCCGCTGCCGAAACTTCCCGCGATCTTTGGACTGGACGCAACTGGCGTGATCGAATCAGTGGGGGCACAGGTGTACGGCTTTAAGCCTGGCGATCGCGTTTATGTAAACCCCGGCCGACACTGCGGCTCGTGCCGTGCCTGCTTAGCCGGTGAGCCGATCTCCTGCGACAGCTTTGTACTAAACGGGTACTTTGGACTGGGCAAAAATGGCGCGCAGATGTTCGAGGATTATCCGTACGGTGGTCTGTGCGAATACATGCCGGCACCTCAGTACAGCCTTGTTCGACTGCCTGATGCGGTGGGTTTTGAAACAGCGACTCGTCTGGGCTATCTGGGGACCGCTTATCGCGGGTTGACCCGAGCTAATGCAGGGCCCGACAAAATCCTACTCATCAACGGCATCACAGGAACATTGGGGCTGGGTGCAGTAGCGTTGGCATTGGCACTTGGTGTGAAGAAAATCTTGGGCACTGCCCGAAACAAGGACCTGTTTCAGAAGGTTAAGGATATGGGACCTGCTGGGAGGATCGAGATACTGGAGTCTGGTTCAGAATCTGTGAAGGAGTGGAGCCAGCGAGTGACCAATGGCGAAGGTATCGACATTGTGCTGGATGCATTGGCCCCGGGAGCGCCTGCCGAACCGTTGGTAGAAGGCTTCAAAAGTCTTAATCGGGGCGGGCGGCTTGTGAACATCGGGGCAGTCCAGGGTGATGTTCCTTTGGACTTATTCTGGGCGCTTTCAAACGACGTAACCATCATCGGCTCAAGCTGGTTTACAACGCAGCAGAGCCAGACGATGGTTGATCTGGCCGGCGTAGGACTCCTGGATCTTGGATTCTATGAACATAAGATCTTCCCGCTTGAGCAAGTGAACGAGGCTGTAGAGGACACCGAAAGTCGCTGCGGTGGTTTCACAAACTATGTGATCAAGATGCAGTGA